One Polaribacter sp. KT25b DNA segment encodes these proteins:
- the mgtE gene encoding magnesium transporter, with translation MAFDITNDFLDNLTDLIESNNKTAIHDLFEDHHYADIAEVLDEVDFDEAVYIIKLLDSEKTSEILTELDEDIREKILDNLSAKEIAREIGEMDTDDAADIIGELSEERQRNVISALKDEEHAADIKELLSYDDNSAGALMGKELVKVYETWTVAGCMRRIRAQAKEVSRVHSIYVVDKQDKLMGRLSLKDLIVAKNDQKISEIYIDKVDFVNVNEDDEEVAKIMSKYDLEAIPVVDDNNILLGRITIDDIVDVLKEEADKDYQLAAGLTQDVEADDTVYQLVKGRLPWLILGLFGSLGAVIIMQNFQTIMENPEYKALFFFTPLIAAVAGNVGVQSSAIIVQGLANDLIKGSLWSRLLKEIAISLINGLLLSIIITIFTSILGFHFSFSLAISISLMSVIIIASLIGTFVPIILDKRGIDPALATGPFITTSNDIFGILIYFSIAKFILGI, from the coding sequence ATGGCATTTGATATTACCAATGACTTTCTAGACAACCTTACAGATCTCATAGAATCTAACAATAAAACTGCAATTCATGACCTTTTTGAAGATCATCATTATGCAGATATTGCAGAAGTTTTAGATGAGGTAGATTTTGATGAAGCTGTTTATATTATAAAACTTTTAGACAGCGAGAAAACATCAGAAATCCTTACCGAATTAGATGAAGATATTCGTGAAAAAATACTAGATAATTTATCTGCAAAAGAAATTGCTAGAGAAATTGGTGAAATGGATACCGATGATGCTGCTGATATTATTGGTGAATTATCCGAAGAACGCCAAAGAAACGTAATCTCTGCATTAAAAGATGAGGAACACGCAGCAGATATAAAAGAATTGTTATCTTATGATGATAACTCTGCAGGTGCTTTAATGGGTAAAGAGTTGGTTAAAGTTTATGAAACTTGGACCGTTGCTGGTTGTATGCGCAGAATAAGAGCTCAAGCAAAAGAAGTAAGCAGAGTACACTCTATTTATGTTGTAGACAAACAAGATAAATTAATGGGACGTCTTTCTTTAAAGGACTTAATTGTAGCAAAAAACGATCAAAAAATTTCAGAAATTTATATTGATAAAGTAGATTTTGTTAATGTAAATGAAGATGACGAAGAAGTTGCCAAAATTATGTCTAAATACGATTTAGAAGCAATACCTGTTGTAGATGATAATAACATTTTATTGGGTAGAATTACTATTGATGATATTGTAGATGTTTTAAAAGAAGAAGCAGATAAAGATTATCAATTGGCAGCTGGTTTAACACAAGATGTAGAAGCAGACGATACAGTTTACCAGTTAGTAAAAGGGCGTTTACCTTGGCTAATTTTAGGATTATTTGGTAGTTTGGGTGCTGTAATTATTATGCAGAATTTTCAAACAATTATGGAAAACCCAGAATACAAAGCGTTGTTCTTTTTTACTCCATTAATTGCTGCAGTTGCAGGAAATGTTGGTGTACAATCTTCTGCAATTATTGTTCAAGGTTTAGCTAACGATTTAATTAAAGGTAGTTTATGGAGTAGGTTATTAAAAGAAATAGCAATAAGTTTAATAAACGGCTTACTACTTTCTATTATAATAACCATTTTTACAAGCATTTTAGGCTTTCATTTTAGCTTTAGTTTAGCAATTTCTATTTCATTAATGTCGGTAATTATAATTGCTTCTTTAATAGGAACTTTTGTACCAATTATTTTAGATAAAAGAGGTATAGACCCAGCATTAGCAACAGGTCCGTTTATTACCACAAGTAATGATATTTTCGGAATTCTAATTTATTTTTCTATAGCAAAATTTATTCTTGGAATTTAA
- a CDS encoding sensor histidine kinase, with protein sequence MKRTLYLVIRESIQNSKKHAFASEVLIDFKIKHNTFVLSIKDNGKGFNISSLKFGLGLKNQKKRIEELNGNFTINSVPNSGTTTNIEIPLTA encoded by the coding sequence ATTAAAAGAACACTTTATTTAGTTATTAGAGAGTCTATACAAAATAGTAAAAAACATGCTTTTGCATCAGAGGTTTTAATAGACTTTAAAATAAAACACAATACCTTTGTATTAAGTATAAAAGATAATGGTAAAGGTTTTAATATTAGTTCATTAAAATTTGGGTTGGGTTTAAAAAATCAGAAAAAAAGAATAGAAGAATTAAACGGAAATTTTACTATAAACAGTGTCCCAAATTCAGGTACAACTACAAACATAGAAATACCTTTAACAGCCTAA
- the rsmA gene encoding 16S rRNA (adenine(1518)-N(6)/adenine(1519)-N(6))-dimethyltransferase RsmA, translating to MSVKAKKHLGQHFLTDETIAKNIADALTGTGYNNVLEIGPGMGVLTKYLLQKKPKVTVLELDRESVSYLKDTFWLEHIKLDTSKDKFTILEGDFLKQNIEELFDKKQVAIIGNFPYNISTQIVFKAIEYREFVPEFAGMFQKEVAMRIAEKEGSKIYGILSVLTQAFFDVEYLFTVPPTVFNPPPKVDSGVIRLIRKKDYSLPVDEKLFFRVVKTAFNQRRKMLRSSLKSFNLSESLKEDPIFAKRPEQLSVADFILLTQKLANHGI from the coding sequence TTGTCTGTAAAAGCAAAAAAACATTTAGGTCAACATTTTTTAACTGATGAAACCATCGCAAAAAATATTGCTGATGCTTTAACGGGAACAGGTTATAATAACGTTTTAGAAATTGGCCCAGGTATGGGCGTTTTAACAAAGTATTTATTACAAAAAAAACCAAAAGTTACTGTTCTAGAATTAGACAGAGAATCAGTAAGTTATCTTAAAGACACATTTTGGTTAGAGCATATAAAATTAGATACTTCTAAAGACAAGTTTACCATTTTAGAAGGCGATTTTTTAAAGCAAAATATTGAGGAACTTTTTGATAAAAAACAAGTAGCAATTATTGGTAATTTTCCCTATAATATTTCTACTCAAATTGTTTTTAAAGCAATTGAATATAGAGAATTTGTACCAGAATTTGCCGGCATGTTTCAAAAAGAAGTTGCTATGCGAATTGCAGAAAAAGAAGGCAGTAAAATTTATGGAATTCTTTCTGTTTTAACACAAGCTTTTTTTGATGTTGAGTATTTATTTACGGTTCCGCCAACTGTTTTTAATCCGCCACCAAAAGTAGATTCTGGCGTAATAAGACTTATCAGAAAAAAAGATTATTCGCTTCCTGTAGATGAAAAATTATTTTTTAGAGTGGTAAAAACAGCATTTAATCAACGAAGAAAAATGTTACGTTCTAGCTTAAAGTCCTTTAATCTTTCGGAGTCCTTAAAAGAAGACCCTATATTTGCGAAAAGGCCAGAACAACTATCTGTAGCTGACTTTATTTTACTTACCCAAAAATTAGCAAATCATGGCATTTGA
- a CDS encoding RNA methyltransferase has product MRKLKNNELGRISVDEFKTVKKTPLIVVLDNIRSLNNIGSVFRTSDAFLIEKIYLCGICATPPNKDIHKTALGATESVAWEYVEDTLELVEKLKAENVKVLAIEQAENSTKLDVFYPKKGEKYAIVMGNEVKGVQQKVVTASDLVIEIPQLGTKHSLNISVTTGVVIWDLFTKIIR; this is encoded by the coding sequence ATGAGAAAATTAAAAAATAATGAGTTAGGTAGAATTTCGGTTGATGAATTTAAAACGGTTAAAAAAACGCCATTAATTGTAGTTTTAGACAATATTAGAAGTTTAAATAATATTGGTTCTGTGTTTAGAACTAGTGATGCTTTTTTGATTGAAAAAATATACTTGTGTGGTATTTGTGCAACTCCGCCAAATAAAGACATTCATAAAACTGCTTTAGGTGCAACAGAATCTGTAGCTTGGGAATATGTTGAAGATACTTTAGAATTAGTTGAAAAATTGAAAGCTGAAAATGTAAAAGTTTTAGCTATTGAACAAGCTGAAAATTCTACAAAATTAGATGTTTTTTATCCGAAGAAAGGAGAAAAATATGCCATTGTAATGGGGAATGAAGTAAAAGGTGTTCAGCAAAAAGTGGTAACAGCTTCAGATTTGGTTATTGAAATTCCTCAATTAGGTACCAAACATTCTTTAAATATATCTGTAACTACTGGTGTTGTAATTTGGGATTTATTTACAAAAATTATTAGATAA
- a CDS encoding response regulator transcription factor, whose product MKNKIRVLLVDDHPLLLKGLVLTFDEIKDFTFDIVYKTSCDSAYEAVLLSEKTNPFDILLTGLSFSLNDGNIVSGEELINQLKKVAPNLKIGVITGHSETNRIFNVIKNQQPLVYLLKDDCNATELNFAIHKMLKNQNYYSHLVHQKILKRSIVQISMDSIAIQILEELPKHAKINNLVGHIKREDGKLLKIRSIEMKLADLRIDLNAKNNTDLVLKAKELGIID is encoded by the coding sequence ATGAAAAATAAAATACGTGTTTTATTGGTTGATGATCATCCTTTACTTTTAAAAGGATTGGTTTTAACGTTTGATGAAATTAAAGATTTTACTTTTGATATTGTATATAAAACAAGCTGCGATAGTGCATATGAAGCTGTTCTTTTATCAGAAAAAACAAACCCTTTTGATATTCTTTTAACAGGTTTAAGTTTTAGTTTAAATGATGGGAATATTGTTTCTGGAGAAGAATTAATTAATCAATTAAAAAAAGTAGCTCCGAATTTAAAAATTGGTGTAATTACAGGGCATTCAGAAACAAATAGAATCTTTAATGTTATAAAAAACCAACAACCTTTAGTTTATCTTTTAAAAGATGATTGTAATGCAACCGAATTAAATTTTGCCATTCATAAAATGTTGAAAAATCAAAATTATTATTCACATTTGGTACATCAAAAAATTTTAAAAAGAAGTATTGTTCAAATCTCTATGGATTCTATTGCTATACAAATTCTAGAAGAATTACCTAAACATGCTAAAATAAATAATTTAGTTGGGCATATAAAAAGAGAAGATGGAAAACTTTTAAAAATAAGATCTATAGAAATGAAGTTAGCAGATTTAAGAATTGATTTAAATGCTAAAAATAATACAGATCTTGTTTTAAAAGCAAAAGAATTAGGAATAATCGATTAA